One window from the genome of Echinicola vietnamensis DSM 17526 encodes:
- a CDS encoding tRNA glutamyl-Q synthetase, with the protein MLLNQYRIQPVSSTGTKLHLTRIAPTPSGFLHLGNILSFAITYALAKKHQAKILLRIDDLDQNRIKAPYVEDMFDTLAFMGFTWHYGPKNIEDYHASFSQIHRMPLYQKALDHLTAKSAVYACQCSRKDIAQASPDGRYPGTCREKAIDLHKNRVNWRLKTHDTPICMRLESGRVISELPALMEDFIIRKKDTAPAYQLASVVDDIHFGVDLIVRGNDLVNSSWAQLFLAGLLPENTFSKSTFYHHPLIMEDREHKLSKSAGSTSIHGLRKIGKTKAEIYQQLGAFMGFDTSISSLQEFERAYNQKGLP; encoded by the coding sequence TTGCTTTTGAATCAATATCGCATCCAGCCTGTGTCATCAACCGGAACAAAACTGCACCTTACCCGCATTGCCCCTACTCCTAGCGGCTTCTTGCATCTTGGCAACATCCTTTCCTTTGCCATCACCTACGCGTTGGCCAAAAAACACCAAGCCAAAATCTTGCTAAGAATCGATGACTTGGACCAAAACAGGATCAAAGCCCCTTATGTGGAAGACATGTTCGACACCTTAGCATTTATGGGGTTCACTTGGCACTATGGTCCCAAAAACATCGAAGACTACCATGCTTCCTTTTCTCAAATCCACCGCATGCCCCTGTATCAGAAAGCGTTGGATCATCTCACCGCTAAATCCGCGGTCTACGCCTGCCAATGCAGCCGAAAGGATATCGCTCAGGCTTCCCCTGATGGCCGCTATCCAGGGACTTGCCGAGAAAAAGCCATCGACTTACACAAAAACAGGGTCAACTGGCGCTTGAAGACCCACGATACCCCCATATGCATGCGGCTGGAAAGCGGACGCGTGATTTCCGAACTTCCTGCATTGATGGAGGACTTTATCATCCGAAAGAAAGATACTGCACCTGCATACCAGTTGGCATCTGTTGTGGATGACATTCATTTCGGAGTGGACTTGATCGTGCGCGGCAATGATCTAGTGAACTCCAGCTGGGCACAGCTTTTCTTGGCAGGCCTGCTTCCTGAAAATACCTTTTCCAAAAGCACCTTTTACCATCACCCGCTCATCATGGAAGACCGCGAGCACAAACTCTCCAAAAGCGCTGGAAGTACTTCCATCCATGGTTTAAGAAAAATAGGTAAGACCAAAGCTGAAATTTACCAGCAACTGGGGGCTTTTATGGGTTTTGACACCTCAATTTCATCCTTGCAGGAATTTGAACGAGCATATAACCAAAAAGGGCTACCATAA
- a CDS encoding NYN domain-containing protein, translating into MENDLKLAVLIDADNIPSGYVQEMMEEIAKYGNPTVKRIYGDWTQPNLAKWKAVLLENAITPMQQYSYTTGKNATDSAMIIDAMDILYSERVDGFCIVSSDSDFTKLATRLREASMKVIGIGEKKTPTPFIAACDKFIYLEILKQEEKKEARPTAGTNKQRDSGVDQITAKVIKLIANTISDCEDDDGWAYLGDVGNLLQKKQPNFDSRNYGFQKLTPMISAVNKFEIEQREGQRGKHKLIYVRNKK; encoded by the coding sequence ATGGAAAACGATTTAAAGCTGGCCGTGCTCATAGACGCGGATAATATCCCTTCAGGATATGTACAGGAAATGATGGAAGAGATTGCGAAATATGGAAACCCTACGGTAAAGCGCATCTATGGAGATTGGACACAGCCAAATTTGGCCAAGTGGAAGGCCGTACTACTGGAAAATGCCATCACCCCCATGCAGCAATACAGCTATACCACCGGAAAAAATGCCACAGACTCTGCCATGATCATAGATGCCATGGATATTTTGTATTCTGAGCGGGTAGACGGTTTTTGTATTGTATCGAGTGATAGTGACTTCACCAAATTGGCCACTAGGCTCAGGGAAGCCAGTATGAAAGTGATCGGTATCGGAGAGAAAAAAACACCAACGCCTTTTATCGCTGCATGTGATAAGTTTATTTACCTCGAGATATTAAAGCAGGAAGAAAAAAAGGAAGCGCGACCTACAGCGGGCACTAATAAGCAAAGAGATTCAGGTGTCGATCAAATAACAGCCAAAGTTATCAAGCTGATTGCCAATACCATTTCGGACTGTGAAGACGATGATGGATGGGCGTATTTGGGGGATGTAGGGAATTTGCTTCAAAAGAAACAACCCAACTTTGACTCACGGAATTATGGTTTTCAAAAGTTGACCCCAATGATCAGTGCAGTCAATAAGTTTGAAATAGAACAACGCGAAGGACAACGCGGCAAGCATAAGTTGATTTATGTCCGTAATAAAAAATGA
- a CDS encoding M48 family metallopeptidase: MLKRISILLFAGLFFYSCATVPLSGRKQLSLVDNSEVLPMSFQQYNEVKSESKIVTNTADGESVVRVGKRIAAAVETYLNDNGHGDILNGFEWEFNLIQDDQVNAWCMPGGKVAFYTGIMPVCQDDAGIAVVMGHEVAHAIASHARERMSQGLVANGLLGGVQAAMGQNPSLTESIFMQAVGMGSQVGMLKFSRDQELEADQLGLIFMAMAGYDPRVAPEFWQRMEAKSGGEAPPEFLSTHPGPNRRIDELNSQMPEALKYYKM, from the coding sequence ATGCTTAAACGGATATCAATTTTATTATTTGCAGGTTTATTCTTTTACAGCTGTGCCACGGTTCCGCTAAGTGGAAGGAAGCAGCTCAGCCTGGTGGACAATTCGGAAGTATTGCCCATGTCATTTCAGCAGTACAATGAGGTCAAGTCCGAAAGCAAGATTGTGACCAATACAGCAGATGGTGAAAGCGTGGTCAGGGTAGGAAAGCGAATTGCTGCAGCGGTGGAGACCTATCTGAACGATAATGGCCATGGAGATATTCTGAACGGGTTTGAATGGGAATTTAACCTTATACAAGATGACCAAGTAAATGCTTGGTGTATGCCAGGAGGTAAGGTGGCTTTCTACACCGGAATTATGCCAGTATGCCAAGATGATGCTGGTATTGCGGTGGTGATGGGCCATGAGGTGGCGCATGCGATTGCCAGCCATGCCAGAGAACGGATGTCTCAAGGGCTTGTAGCGAATGGCCTTTTGGGTGGCGTTCAAGCAGCCATGGGCCAAAACCCCAGTCTGACAGAGTCTATTTTTATGCAGGCCGTAGGAATGGGCAGCCAGGTAGGGATGCTTAAATTCTCCAGGGACCAAGAGTTGGAAGCCGACCAATTGGGATTAATCTTTATGGCCATGGCAGGATATGACCCTAGGGTAGCGCCTGAGTTTTGGCAACGTATGGAAGCCAAGTCTGGCGGAGAAGCGCCACCAGAGTTTTTGTCTACCCACCCTGGACCGAACAGGAGAATTGATGAGCTCAACAGCCAAATGCCGGAGGCATTGAAATACTATAAAATGTAA
- a CDS encoding serine hydrolase — translation MNMKRLLLVFFMLCWSVVSFGQKLKEDKKLTAALNSVFEGFKGTAGIYVEHLPSGKYAAINADTIFPTASIVKIPILIGVFDKIEKGELDYHEPLVYRDSIKYGGSGLMQYFEDSTQTDLSTLLALMISYSDNTTSLWNQALAGGGETINPLMEQYGMVSTRVNSRTPGRDKDWEKYGWGQTTPREMATLLKKMRKGELISQAASERMYRLMTNVYYDDYALSQIPPYVQTASKQGMVNASRSELVMVNAPHGDYVLYIATKNNEDTRWEPDNESWVLARKVSALLWNYFEPKSPWSPSAGSEKYFEGLDY, via the coding sequence ATGAACATGAAGCGCTTGTTATTGGTCTTTTTTATGTTGTGCTGGTCCGTCGTTTCTTTTGGCCAAAAATTAAAAGAAGACAAGAAGTTAACCGCCGCCTTAAATTCAGTTTTTGAGGGATTTAAGGGCACTGCAGGGATTTATGTAGAGCATTTGCCTTCTGGAAAGTATGCAGCCATAAATGCCGATACCATTTTTCCCACTGCAAGCATCGTTAAAATCCCGATTCTAATAGGGGTTTTTGATAAAATCGAAAAGGGTGAGTTGGACTACCACGAACCCTTGGTGTACCGGGATTCTATCAAGTATGGAGGGTCGGGCTTGATGCAGTATTTTGAGGATAGTACCCAGACGGACTTGAGTACCTTGCTGGCCTTGATGATCTCCTATAGTGACAATACCACCTCACTCTGGAACCAAGCTTTGGCAGGAGGGGGCGAAACCATCAATCCCCTCATGGAGCAGTATGGCATGGTGTCTACCCGTGTCAATTCCCGGACTCCAGGAAGAGATAAGGATTGGGAAAAGTACGGTTGGGGCCAAACTACCCCACGGGAAATGGCCACGTTGCTCAAGAAAATGAGAAAGGGTGAGCTCATCAGCCAAGCTGCATCCGAGCGGATGTACCGATTGATGACCAACGTTTATTACGATGATTATGCACTGTCGCAAATACCTCCTTACGTCCAGACAGCATCCAAGCAGGGGATGGTCAATGCGTCCCGTTCTGAGCTGGTCATGGTTAATGCTCCCCATGGGGATTATGTGCTATACATCGCGACTAAAAACAATGAAGACACCCGCTGGGAGCCAGATAATGAATCGTGGGTTTTGGCACGGAAGGTTTCGGCATTACTCTGGAACTATTTTGAGCCCAAAAGCCCTTGGAGTCCTTCTGCGGGCAGTGAAAAGTATTTTGAAGGTTTAGATTACTGA
- a CDS encoding GNAT family N-acetyltransferase → MEKLVTDQVTIRCGAESMDVHAVHQYLSEVSYWARDIDFKKVQDSIEHSFCAGAFIGNEQVGFVRAVTDYTTFAWVSDVYILEEFSGKGIGQQMLREFLGQEWFGDLRRVMLATKDAHSLYEKFDFMPLDKPEMFMQVLSDKFTLL, encoded by the coding sequence GTGGAAAAATTGGTGACTGATCAAGTAACGATACGCTGTGGTGCGGAAAGCATGGATGTGCATGCGGTTCACCAGTATTTGTCAGAAGTGTCCTATTGGGCCAGGGACATTGATTTTAAAAAAGTCCAGGATTCCATAGAACATTCCTTCTGTGCAGGAGCGTTTATCGGAAATGAGCAGGTAGGTTTTGTTCGGGCGGTCACCGATTACACCACCTTCGCTTGGGTTTCGGACGTTTATATCTTGGAGGAATTTTCAGGCAAGGGCATTGGCCAGCAAATGCTCAGGGAGTTTCTTGGGCAAGAATGGTTTGGAGACCTCAGAAGGGTCATGTTGGCCACCAAGGATGCTCATTCTTTATATGAAAAATTTGATTTTATGCCCTTGGATAAGCCTGAAATGTTTATGCAAGTCTTAAGCGATAAGTTCACCCTTTTGTAA
- a CDS encoding carboxymuconolactone decarboxylase family protein: protein MKERISHQELPQGLYESLKEVQNYLDQNGVGNPLKSLIKMRVSQINSCAYCLDMHFKEATHAGETPLRLVSLAAWRETPYYSQKEQAVLEFAERLTHMPAEEHSDDIHDKLREHFSQREMALLTLEVIQINSWNRLVRSFGLIPGNYKVQEATNG from the coding sequence ATGAAAGAACGTATTTCACATCAGGAGCTGCCCCAAGGGCTTTATGAATCCCTAAAAGAAGTTCAAAACTACCTCGATCAAAACGGGGTAGGAAATCCCCTTAAAAGCCTGATCAAAATGAGGGTTTCCCAGATCAATAGCTGTGCTTATTGTCTGGACATGCATTTTAAGGAGGCTACCCATGCAGGTGAAACGCCACTTAGATTGGTCTCATTGGCTGCATGGAGAGAAACACCTTACTATTCTCAAAAAGAGCAAGCGGTACTTGAATTTGCAGAACGTCTTACCCACATGCCTGCTGAAGAACATAGTGATGACATTCATGACAAATTAAGGGAACACTTTAGCCAACGAGAAATGGCACTGCTCACCTTAGAAGTCATTCAGATCAATTCATGGAACCGGCTGGTACGGTCTTTTGGGTTGATTCCGGGAAATTATAAGGTTCAGGAGGCAACTAATGGCTGA
- a CDS encoding sigma-70 family RNA polymerase sigma factor, with amino-acid sequence MERFRPLLFTYAYNILGAAMEAEDVVQDVFEKFLTLDTNTIQNEKAYLIRMVINQAINRKKQLNRSLLHYPNDWLPEPVITNMDTERLEDEHILSYSMMLLLEQLEPGPRAVFLLKESFGYSHKAISQTLDISQETSRQQLSRAKKKLRNTTSPQVIEPNREGVEAYLKAIKNADAKALEELLLEDISLTSDGGGKVPAGTKLVQGTHRVVAMLQGLFRKFYQEINLLPTTVNHSPAILYLTPAGEVTNCQVFVFENRKIARIFFIRNPEKLLFLQKRLHQLSQKS; translated from the coding sequence ATGGAGAGATTCCGTCCATTACTTTTTACCTATGCTTACAACATCCTGGGAGCTGCCATGGAGGCAGAAGATGTGGTACAGGACGTATTTGAAAAGTTTTTAACCTTGGATACCAACACCATCCAAAATGAAAAAGCGTACCTTATTCGCATGGTCATCAACCAAGCCATCAACCGTAAAAAACAGCTCAACAGATCACTTCTTCACTATCCTAACGATTGGCTCCCAGAACCTGTAATCACCAACATGGACACGGAAAGGTTGGAAGATGAGCACATTCTCTCCTATTCCATGATGCTATTACTCGAACAACTGGAACCTGGCCCACGAGCAGTTTTCCTGCTAAAAGAGTCATTTGGCTACAGTCATAAAGCGATCAGTCAAACCTTGGACATCAGCCAAGAAACGTCAAGGCAACAACTTTCCAGAGCCAAAAAAAAGCTTCGAAACACTACTTCCCCCCAGGTCATAGAGCCTAACCGCGAAGGAGTTGAGGCGTATTTAAAAGCCATAAAAAACGCCGATGCTAAAGCCCTGGAAGAATTGCTTCTAGAAGACATCTCCCTTACTTCTGATGGCGGCGGAAAAGTACCTGCCGGCACCAAACTCGTTCAAGGAACACACAGGGTGGTCGCCATGCTTCAAGGGTTATTTAGAAAATTCTATCAAGAAATTAACCTACTCCCTACCACCGTTAACCACAGCCCTGCTATACTTTACCTCACACCGGCAGGTGAAGTGACCAACTGTCAGGTGTTTGTTTTTGAAAACCGTAAAATTGCCCGGATATTTTTCATCCGTAATCCGGAAAAACTACTTTTTTTACAAAAAAGACTTCACCAGCTGTCACAAAAATCATGA
- a CDS encoding Crp/Fnr family transcriptional regulator encodes MKNKNTPCELCISRKFSLFSDLSEEHLCSLSQNKNLITHQKGQVLFYEGTKPLGIFCISSGIVKVYKTASNGKDQIIRLAQKGDFLGYTSLLGEDVYSNAASIVEDANICFIPKETFLNILSKDNNFHRRLTKSICQSLGMMEEKLTDATQKTIRERLAFTLLKLSDSYGIDGGASQKININLTREELAGLVGTATETVIRLLSEFKKDKMVRFEGKKIIVMDRNALARLSDFYKV; translated from the coding sequence ATGAAAAATAAGAATACACCGTGTGAGCTTTGTATAAGCCGAAAATTTTCCTTGTTTTCAGATTTATCCGAAGAGCATCTGTGTAGTTTGTCACAAAATAAAAATTTGATTACCCACCAAAAGGGACAAGTATTGTTCTATGAAGGAACCAAGCCTTTAGGTATTTTTTGTATTAGTTCAGGGATTGTAAAAGTGTATAAAACCGCTTCAAATGGAAAGGACCAAATCATTCGTCTTGCCCAAAAAGGAGATTTTTTAGGATATACTTCGCTATTGGGAGAAGATGTATATAGTAATGCTGCATCGATTGTAGAAGATGCCAATATTTGCTTTATCCCTAAGGAAACCTTTTTAAATATACTCTCAAAGGATAATAATTTTCATCGGCGGTTGACCAAATCGATCTGTCAATCACTTGGAATGATGGAGGAAAAGCTCACTGATGCGACACAAAAGACCATTCGTGAACGTTTGGCTTTTACTTTGCTGAAACTAAGTGATTCCTATGGTATAGACGGTGGAGCGAGCCAAAAAATCAATATCAACCTGACCAGGGAAGAATTGGCAGGATTGGTGGGGACTGCTACCGAAACGGTCATTAGACTTCTTTCAGAATTTAAGAAAGATAAGATGGTGCGTTTTGAAGGTAAAAAAATCATCGTGATGGACCGAAATGCCCTCGCACGACTTTCTGACTTTTATAAGGTTTAG